In a single window of the Fusarium falciforme chromosome 3, complete sequence genome:
- a CDS encoding Zn(2)-C6 fungal-type domain-containing protein — protein sequence MPTLSADMYKPAPRRVKKTNIVRTRTGCITCRERRKKCDEKKPACSTCARLGKRCEKYKAGFNFKNVSFDASPSPQQGAHKSRGRYAQQEKCSLEAVTAQTPLFHGSSPINSTTASKPSTRAPEETASLTPLSESMISLPISPLSDMGVAGLEFSNTVLGDGFALWAGDADYGSLKELTNERSPRFSADIPLGTPPGTSEAPGTSIQTQKPVGTPLLAEDGLQNQAPLDCNVSESFDFPTTSPPTTELMLLDNDFTSNAMQPYQLLKSPSSTFQLNDNQVVYMDFWLNQCLPALHPIFKDFPILGNLPLVVTDTMMALSAGRLSRMLPQRKSSDFSSIPGFSFRPDSSHKTKSQKYYYSAIRGISDWVKNGSEFQTTTTLATLILFCYWESSMGNFRDFSVHSGGATKLIEAQESTLVQQGFVGYGLMAAWVRAQMNNWWRRMHFSTVDFQRKQDPVSISPNVELILDLVGDTKASVLVILCESLRIYSSAVVGYWDLFRDPTPTNEDSQPGSQTPTASSASREGDACLYPYTLLMKAQARKLNDWHTKLPLSQLPITSFHSAGPATSEDSRLTIEPLYFQSHDSAMNYAYYITARIIQSADLLKDQKSTTSAQEIDRWALILLQIASGIDWEECIRLNTFAIGFSGLLLVCAMHTSNPAIGLWIQNWLEERQRNSHLEEGSFPVLQILQVLRAVNHERARGRDLFAVFQTVDDGGGEGKFHSYHSQTLTSVMVYGKEKNTENMVSYSIPV from the exons ATGCCTACCTTGAGTGCGGATATGTACAAGCCTGCTCCGCGGCGTGTAAAAAAGACAAACATTGTCCGAACCCGAACTGGTTGCATCACATGCCGTGAGCGAAGAAAAAAG TGCGATGAAAAGAAGCCCGCTTGCAGCACATGCGCAAGACTTGGAAAGCGCTGTGAAAAGTACAAGGCAGGCTTCAACTTTAAGAATGTGTCCTTTGATGCATCGCCAAGTCCTCAGCAGGGAGCTCACAAGAGTAGAGGCCGGTATGCTCAACAGGAGAAATGTTCGCTAGAGGCAGTCACCGCGCAAACCCCATTGTTTCATGGATCATCTCCCATCAACTCGACGACAGCTTCGAAGCCAAGCACACGGGCGCCTGAGGAGACAGCTTCCTTGACCCCGCTTTCGGAATCAATGATATCGCTCCCAATCAGTCCCCTCTCGGACATGGGGGTTGCTGGCCTCGAGTTTTCCAACACTGTTCTGGGAGATGGGTTTGCACTTTGGGCTGGGGACGCCGATTACGGCTCATTAAAAGAGTTGACTAATGAGCGTTCACCACGATTCAGCGCGGATATACCTCTAGGGACTCCTCCCGGCACCTCAGAAGCCCCAGGAACTTCTATCCAAACACAAAAGCCTGTCGGGACGCCGCTACTTGCTGAAGATGGCTTGCAGAATCAAGCTCCACTGGACTGCAACGTCTCAGAATCTTTCGATTTCCCTACGACAAGCCCTCCCACTACAGAACTCATGTTGCTGGACAACGATTTCACATCCAACGCGATGCAACCTTATCAACTACTCAAAAGCCCAAGCTCCACATTCCAACTCAACGACAACCAGGTGGTATACATGGACTTCTGGCTTAATCAATGTCTTCCAGCTCTACACCCTATCTTCAAAGACTTTCCCATCCTCGGAAATCTTCCCCTCGTGGTTACTGACACCATGATGGCTCTCTCTGCAGGACGTCTCAGCCGAATGTTACCACAGAGGAAATCCTCCGACTTTTCAAGCATTCCAGGCTTCTCGTTCAGACCTGACTCTAGTCATAAAACGAAGAGTCAGAAGTACTATTACTCTGCTATACGCGGGATATCTGACTGGGTCAAGAATGGCAGCGAGTTTCAGACGACTACTACCCTTGCGACCCTAATCCTCTTCTGCTATTGGGAATCGTCAATGGGCAACTTTCGAGACTTTTCCGTTCACTCGGGTGGAGCTACAAAGCTCATCGAGGCTCAAGAGAGTACCTTGGTACAACAGGGCTTTGTCGGTTATGGGCTCATGGCTGCTTGGGTGCGAGCTCAGATGAACAACTGGTGGCGACGGATGCACTTCAGCACGGTGGATTTTCAACGAAAGCAGGACCCAGTGTCGATTTCTCCCAACGTTGAACTCATCTTGGACCTTGTTGGAGACACAAAGGCTTCAGTATTGGTCATACTCTGCGAGTCTCTTCGCATATACTCCTCCGCGGTTGTCGGCTACTGGGACTTGTTCCGCGATCCAACCCCTACCAACGAGGATAGCCAGCCGGGTTCACAAACGCCTACAGCCTCCTCTGCAAGCCGAGAGGGAGATGCATGTTTATATCCCTACACTCTACTCATGAAAGCCCAAGCCAGAAAGCTGAACGATTGGCACACAAAGCTGCCATTATCCCAGTTACCCATCACATCCTTTCACTCGGCGGGACCGGCCACCTCAGAAGACAGCAGGCTAACTATCGAGCCGTTATACTTCCAATCACATGATTCAGCGATGAATTACGCATACTACATTACAGCACGAATCATTCAGAGTGCAGATTTGTTAAAGGATCAGAAATCTACCACCTCGGCACAAGAAATAGACAGGTGGGCTCTTATCCTGCTTCAGATTGCCTCTGGCATCGATTGGGAAGAGTGCATCCGCCTCAATACGTTCGCAATCGGCTTCTCCGGCCTCCTGCTAGTTTGCGCTATGCACACCTCAAACCCAGCAATTGGCCTCTGGATCCAAAACTGGTTGGAAGAGCGACAAAGAAACAGTCACCTGGAAGAAGGCAGCTTTCCCGTTTTGCAGATACTTCAAGTCCTACGCGCGGTCAATCATGAGCGAGCCAGGGGCCGAGACCTGTTTGCTGTCTTTCAgacggttgatgatggaggcggTGAGGGCAAGTTTCACTCATACCATAGCCAGACGCTAACGTCTGTTATGGTGTACGGGAAGGAGAAGAATACCGAAAATATGGTTTCTTATAGCATCCCAGTCTAA
- a CDS encoding Zn(2)-C6 fungal-type domain-containing protein, translated as MWRSQTLERGIGTIPTSEAPTAAIEAEDLNSTLSNDEGSSGGESRLTSSNGPTRKRRRERHQKISCEMCKSRKVKCDRAEPACSWCARHNRACVYLERQKPGAARNGFSLELEAKVNRIDALLQALGRRVEEHIVQDHAAASPGLASSTANNLQGDSQDGSRLTPTSLPRTSSMSQARSPSLSGTTWQSGIQPQQPVLMANLEGPTQPVTSPNASGFRKDPSLHSFIIDLPPHDVVYTLVDLYFKHCNTWCPILDRKTTFAAFFGPTLMEEADRILLYAIVATTLRFLKDPRMSSEMRTYYHAVSKHTVQIYAMEHISVPALRALVIITLDELGTSNGPRGWNLLSLLSQSVRQLGLCEESTVFLSAEASETPHTGSMRRVAAGKPESWIEDEGRRRLYWMIYLLDRYATIATPTFDFMLDGKKVTRFLPCSYDLFSKNVPVETRAFHPSDDQQREYLVNKPDNLGSFTYHCEILIILSKIHEFLKTPIDVSSTKDMAEWRNTYQTLDRSLDGWLQSLPSEYSKISALCHSDPASRVANWFMLHSAYVTAAVRLHSSAAYPTVRSHIFVPSHYAMQRCLSAVQSLGDITRDVSEADGLNLLGPPFAFSLWVAGRLLLVHAAAVGCPVDPLIDFFIDTLRNVGQHWDVASNYSKILSRLVQRGRQGDMTFAAMRRSAYDLVTLTSTARHSSLEPTSTQVTSLSELDNIDVFDFFNYPRVSNQSTANLVIRPQTMNNIQGDSARNGIPDPEADWLAYGGSLFN; from the exons ATGTGGAGGTCCCAGACCCTCGAGAGAGGGATCGGCACAATCCCCACGAGCGAGGCCCCGACAGCAGCAATTGAGGCCGAGGACCTCAACTCGACCTTGAGCAATGACGAGGGATCCAGTGGCGGGGAGTCCAGACTCACCAGCTCCAATGGCCCGACGAGGAAacggaggagggagagacaCCAAAAGATATC GTGTGAGATGTGCAAATCCCGCAAGGTAAAATGCGACCGTGCTGAGCCCGCTTGTTCATGGTGCGCCCGACACAACCGCGCCTGCGTCTACCTCGAGAGACAAAAGCCGGGGGCAGCTCGCAATGGTTTCAGTCTTGAGCTCGAGGCCAAAGTCAATCGCATCGACGCGTTGCTACAAGCCTTGGGACGCCGTGTTGAGGAGCACATCGTCCAGGATCACGCGGCGGCTTCACCGGGCCTCGCATCTTCAACCGCGAATAATCTCCAAGGCGATAGTCAAGATGGTAGTCGACTTACGCCTACAAGTCTCCCGAGAACCTCTTCAATGTCGCAGGCCAGGTCACCAAGCCTGTCCGGTACAACATGGCAATCAGGCatccagcctcagcagccagTGCTGATGGCCAATTTGGAGGGCCCTACCCAACCAGTTACCTCTCCAAATGCCTCTGGATTTCGAAAAGACCCTTCTCTTCACTCCTTCATCATTGATCTCCCACCTCACGACGTCGTCTATACCCTCGTGGACCTCTACTTCAAGCACTGCAACACGTGGTGTCCCATCCTTGATCGAAAAACGACCTTTGCGGCCTTCTTCGGGCCGACATTGATGGAGGAAGCCGACAGGATTTTGCTCTATGCGATCGTGGCAACGACGCTGAGGTTTCTCAAAGATCCAAGGATGTCGTCCGAGATGCGGACATACTACCATGCCGTATCCAAGCATACAGTGCAGATATACGCCATGGAACATATCAGCGTACCTGCTCTACGAGCCCTCGTCATAATTACCCTGGATGAACTGGGAACATCAAACGGCCCCCGTGGTTGGAATCTCTTGTCATTACTATCACAAAGCGTGAGACAACTCGGCCTATGTGAAGAAAGCACCGTCTTCCTTTCGGCCGAGGCGTCAGAAACTCCGCATACCGGCTCCATGAGAAGAGTTGCAGCTGGAAAGCCCGAGTCCTGGATTGAAGACGAGGGAAGGCGACGGCTTTACTGGATGATATACCTCTTGGACCGTTATGCAACAATAGCCACGCCGACTTTTGACTTTATGCTCGACGGCAAGAAAGTCACGCGTTTCCTACCTTGTTCATACGACTTGTTCTCAAAGAACGTACCGGTAGAAACGAGGGCTTTTCATCCAAGTGACGATCAGCAGAGAGAATATCTCGTCAACAAACCCGACAATCTCGGCAGCTTTACCTACCATTGCgagatcctcatcatccttaGCAAGATTCACGAGTTTCTCAAGACGCCAATTGATGTATCTTCCACAAAGGACATGGCTGAATGGCGAAACACATACCAGACGCTTGACCGATCACTGGATGGCTGGCTGCAGAGCTTACCGAGTGAATACAGCAAGATATCCGCTCTGTGTCACTCTGATCCTGCAAGTCGTGTGGCCAACTGGTTCATGTTGCATAGCGCATACGTCACTGCTGCAGTACGGCTTCATTCTTCGGCGGCGTATCCGACCGTCAGGTCTCACATATTTGTGCCCTCTCATTACGCAATGCAGAGGTGCCTGTCTGCTGTACAAAGCCTTGGAGACATTACCCGTGATGTCTCTGAAGCAGATGGCTTGAATCTTCTGGGGCCTCCGTTTGCATTTTCGCTCTGGGTGGCTGGTCGATTGCTGCTGGTTCATGCCGCTGCGGTTGGATGTCCAGTTGATCCCTTGATTGACTTCTTTATCGATACGCTTCGAAATGTCGGCCAACACTGGGACGTCGCAAGCAATTACTCCAAGATTCTGAGCCGGCTTGTACAACGGGGAAGACAGGGCGACATGACCTTTGCCGCCATGAGACG GAGCGCGTATGACCTGGTGACACTCACATCTACAGCTCGACACTCGAGCCTGGAGCCGACATCAACACAAGTCACATCTCTCAGCGAGCTCGACAACATTGACGTCTTTGACTTTTTCAATTATCCCAGAGTCTCCAACCAGAGCACGGCGAATCTGGTCATCCGACCTCAGACCATGAATAATATCCAAGGGGACTCAGCAAGGAATGGCATACCTGATCCAGAGGCAGATTGGTTAGCTTATGGGGGGTCGCTTTTCAACTAA
- a CDS encoding Glycerol kinase: protein MPLINGNSNGSFIGAIDQGTTSSRFLIFDTSGEVVATHQLEFKQIYPHPGWHEHDPEELVSSVEKCIDGAVESFEARGNSRDQIKAVGITNQRETTIVWDRTTGKALHNAIVWTDTRSQELVRRLKRRLGASELPSRCGLPLSTYPSVSKLLWLLENVPDVKDAYERGVLAFGTVDTWLTYKLNGGTERDIYVSDPSNASRTMFMNLETLKYDEEIIDWFRLDPAKITLPRIVRSSDTKAYGSLAGTCLKGTKITGCLGDQSAALVGQKGFTPGLAKNTYGTGCFLLYNVGSKPVMSTHGLLSTVAFDFGEGNTMYALEGSIAVAGSSVKFLVDNFGFIQSSSKLSALAETVEDNGGCTFVTAFSGLFAPYWIDDARGTIFGITAYTQRGHIARATLEATCFQTKAILDSMEKDSGHALTELAVDGGMCNSDLIMQTQSDLIGIPVNRPAMRETTALGAAIAAGFAVGIWKDFGDLKNVNTEGRTIFEPQITSEEAAARFETWEKAVQMAKGWAS, encoded by the exons ATGCCTCTCATCAATGGAAACTCGAATGGCTCCTTCATTGGAGCCATTGATCAAGGCACAACCAGCTCacgcttcctcatcttcgacaCTAGTGGCGAAGTTGTGGCGACGCATCAGCTCGAGTTCAAGCAGATCTATCCCCATCCTGG ATGGCATGAGCATGACCCAGAAGAGCTGGTAAGCTCTGTGGAAAAGTGCATTGATGGAGCTGTCGAGTCCTTTGAGGCTCGGGGCAACTCACGCGACCAGATCAAGGCCGTGGGCATCACAAACCAGAGAGAGACAACTATTGTCTGGGATAGAACGACGGGCAAGGCGCTGCACAATGCCATCGTCTGGACCGACACTCGATCTCAAGAGTTGGTCCGACGACTGAAGCGTCGTCTCGGGGCTAGCGAATTGCCCTCGAGATGCGGTCTTCCTCTCTCCACATACCCCTCGGTCAGCAAGCTGCTATGGTTGCTCGAGAATGTTCCTGATGTCAAGGATGCGTATGAGCGCGGGGTGCTCGCTTTCGGTACCGTCGACACTTGGCTGACGTACAAGTTGAACGGCGGCACGGAGCGTGACATTTACGTGTCGGATCCTTCGAATGCGTCACGCACCATGTTCATGAACCTCGAGACGCTCAAGTACGACGAGGAAATCATTGACTGGTTCCGTCTCGACCCCGCAAAGATTACCCTGCCAAGGATCGTGCGGTCCTCGGACACCAAGGCTTACGGCTCCTTGGCTGGCACCTGCTTGAAAGGCACCAAGATCACTGGGTGTCTAGGTGACCAATCTGCTGCCCTCGTCGGCCAAAAGGGTTTCACCCCCGGCCTCGCCAAGAACACATACGGGACTGGCTGCTTTCTGCTCTACAACGTGGGGTCCAAGCCCGTCATGTCTACCCACGGACTTCTGAGCACCGTCGCCTTTGACTTTGGCGAGGGCAACACCATGTACGCGCTCGAGGGCAGCATCGCCGTGGCGGGCTCGAGCGTCAAGTTCCTCGTCGACAACTTTGGCTTCATCCAGTCGTCGTCCAAGCTGAGCGCCCTGGCCGAGACTGTCGAGGACAACGGTGGGTGCACTTTCGTGACGGCCTTTAGCGGCCTGTTTGCGCCGTACTGGATTGACGATGCCCGAGGTACCATCTTTGGCATCACAGCGTACACGCAGCGCGGACACATCGCTCGCGCCACGCTCGAGGCCACGTGCTTCCAGACAAAGGCCATCCTAGACTCGATGGAGAAGGACAGCGGCCACGCCCTGACGGAGCTGGCCGTGGATGGTGGCATGTGCAACTCGGATCTTATCATGCAG ACGCAGTCTGATCTTATTGGCATCCCTGTCAACCGACCGGCCATGCGGGAAACAACGGCTCTTGGCGCCGCCATCGCAGCCGGTTTCGCAGTGGGAATCTGGAAGGACTTTGGTGACCTGAAGAATGTCAACACGGAGGGCCGGACCATTTTTGAGCCCCAGATCACTAGTGAAGAAGCGGCAGCTCGTTTCGAGACGTGGGAGAAGGCGGTCCAGATGGCCAAGGGGTGGGCGAGCTAA
- a CDS encoding Glycerol-3-phosphate dehydrogenase produces the protein MQQRLRTVKRPLLVACAAATATVAAGGVVYATRNKTHSIDKPIAPLKRDSAGRIVPPTFQATKSRAEQLADLRRSSEPDKSAQYDLLIIGGGATGTGIALDAVTRGLKVALVERDDFSSGTSSKSTKLVHGGVRYLEKAVWNLDYGQLQLVMEALRERKTFLNIAPHLSSSLPILLPLQRWWEAPYFWAGTKAYDLLAGSQGLESSYYLSKSKALAAFPLLRRDNMVGALVYYDGQHNDSRMNVALAMTASQYGATILNHVEVTGLEKDANGQICGAKVRDVLDGSQAFTVHAKGVINATGPFTDAIEQMDEPSREPIVAPSSGVHIMLPKRLCPNGMGMLDAATSDGRVIFVLPWQGFTLAGTTDNPCNVEKAPVAQQDDVDFILNEVSKLLSPESVLSRDDVLAAWSGIRPLVRDPRAKNTESLVRSHLITVSPSGLLTCAGGKWTTYRQMAEDTVDEAIKTFNLQPRAIPLPDISGAGLPGFTTSGTCCTRKVPLVGAHGYWSSLASRLMEVFPIEADIAYHLATNYGDRAWALLAISPRLNTRLLPNLPFIEAEVTHGVRSEAACTAADVIARRTRLSFIDASKALQVLPRVIDIMAAELHWTAARKEQELTDTIGFLDSMGLKQDKIASAQDEKLRIKASGSVPVPQRPTMAGGIEVDVNGLGAGQALRDTRVI, from the exons ATGCAGCAGCGACTCCGAACAGTCAAGCGGCCGCTGCTCGTCGCTTGCGCTGCTGCAACAGCTACCGTAGCAGCCGGCGGCGTCGTCTACGCGACTCGAAACAAGACACATTCCATCGACAAGCCCATTGCTCCTCTCAAGCGCGATTCCGCCGGCCGTATCGTGCCACCTACCTTCCAAGCTACAAAGAGCCGCGCCGAACAGCTTGCCGACCTACGCCGCAGCAGCGAACCGGACAAGAGTGCTCAATATGATCTACTCAtcatcggcggcggcgcaaCCGGAACAGGCATCGCCCTTGATGCCGTCACACGCGGATTGAAAGTCGCACTCGTTGAGCGCGATGACTTCTCCTCAGGGACAAGCTCCAAGAGCACAAAGCTCGTGCATGGCGGTGTTCGCTATCTCGAAAAGGCAGTCTGGAACCTCGACTACGGtcagctccagctcgtcaTGGAAGCCTTGAGAGAGCGCAAGACATTTCTCAACATTGCGCCGCATCTATCAAGTTCGCTGCCAATCTTGTTGCCGTTGCAACGTTGGTGGGAGGCGCCCTACTTTTGGGCTGGTACCAAGGCTTATGACCTTCTCGCTGGCTCGCAAGGCCTGGAGAGTTCTTATTACTTGAGTAAGAGCAAAGCGCTTGCTGCGTTTCCGTTATTGCGACGAGATAATATGGTTGGCGCTTTGGTGTACTATGATGGCCAACACAACGATTCAAGGATGAACGTCGCTCTGGCAATGACAGCTTCTCAATACGGAGCCACCATTCTCAATCATGTCGAGGTCACGGGTCTTGAGAAAGATGCCAATGGCCAAATATGCGGTGCCAAGGTACGAGATGTCCTTGACGGATCGCAAGCCTTCACAGTCCATGCCAAGGGCGTCATCAATGCGACTGGCCCCTTCACCGACGCGATTGAACAAATGGATGAGCCCTCTCGAGAGCCCATCGTCGCTCCCTCATCTGGCGTCCACATTATGCTGCCAAAGAGGTTATGCCCCAATGGAATGGGAATGCTTGACGCAGCCACCTCAGACGGCCGTGTCATCTTTGTTCTTCCTTGGCAAGGCTTCACTCTGGCTGGAACGACGGACAACCCTTGCAACGTTGAGAAGGCTCCTGTAGCGCAGCAAGACGATGTGGATTTCATTCTCAATGAGGTTAGCAAGCTCTTGTCGCCAGAATCGGTGCTCTCTAGGGATGACGTACTGGCAGCTTGGTCAG GAATTCGTCCCCTCGTCCGCGACCCACGAGCCAAAAACACCGAATCTCTTGTTAGAAGTCATCTCATCACCGTCTCTCCTTCAGGTCTTCTCACCTGCGCAGGTGGGAAATGGACCACCTACCGACAAATGGCTGAAGACACtgttgatgaagccatcaagacTTTCAACCTTCAACCACGCGCCATACCTCTTCCTGATATCAGCGGTGCTGGACTACCGGGATTCACGACTAGCGGTACCTGCTGCACACGCAAAGTACCCCTAGTAGGCGCACATGGCTACTGGTCTTCGCTTGCCTCGCGACTGATGGAGGTGTTCCCCATCGAGGCTGATATTGCCTACCACCTTGCCACCAACTACGGCGACCGAGCCTGGGCACTGCTCGCCATTTCACCACGTCTAAACACTCGACTTTTGCCAAATCTCCCCTTCATCGAGGCTGAGGTCACACATGGCGTGCGCTCTGAGGCCGCTTGCACAGCCGCGGACGTCATCGCCCGCCGGACACGTCTGTCGTTCATTGATGCTTCAAAAGCGCTGCAGGTTCTGCCAAGGGTCATCGACATCATGGCTGCAGAGCTTCACTGGACCGCAGCCAGAAAGGAGCAAGAATTGACAGACACTATTGGATTTCTTGATTCGATGGGCCTGAAACAGGACAAGATTGCATCCGCCCAAGACGAGAAACTGCGCATCAAGGCTAGCGGTTCTGTACCTGTGCCTCAGCGGCCAACCATGGCTGGGGGCATTGAGGTGGATGTGAATGGACTTGGTGCTGGGCAGGCGCTGAGAGATACTCGGGTTATCTAG